A region from the Nodularia sp. LEGE 06071 genome encodes:
- a CDS encoding ABC1 kinase family protein — protein sequence MKHSTLPLPDNLAAIANHRQPPGKLWSRRLTILNSFLLFAIFLVWDWLTRRLQRNQQLRAKMLVQKLIQLGPTFIKLGQVLSCRPDLIPPIYVDELTHLQDQLPPFSNDQAYKVIEEELGCPYDQIYAELNPEPVAAASLGQVYKGKLKTGEIVAVKVQRPGIIDILVLDIYLLQQLSTWVQKNVSFIHTNIRALTDELANSIFKEMDYVQEGLNAQKFAQLYGNLPQIYVPRIYSAYTTSRVLTMEWVNGVKITSTDVILAQGLDPADLISLEFKFALQQLLKGGFFHADPHPGNVLVTPDGKLAYLDFGMMSEVVPETRDLLIIFFLHLVTGDFPALAQDLILLEFLPPGTDVVPLIPKLTEMFGNIRETSIAELGFKQMFEKLLSLIYEYSWQIPKFYVLVFRCFATIEGIALKFNPDFQAYKFGYPYIAQWVLTNRSPVLWDALKNFCLNNKTIQWELVSDLLNGISQSDDFNLSLTLDRMLEFLYSSQGNSLRNVLVNEVVTNLEKLSKESFDEIMMWTRVINTPFASVTRLNEIWHKIQQFIGKFLLVVPLNFVSIAEFSKLFFRTEAQRLGQEIANQLGRRIFMRFIQI from the coding sequence ATGAAACATAGTACACTACCGTTACCAGATAATCTTGCCGCTATTGCCAACCATCGCCAGCCGCCTGGGAAACTTTGGTCACGTCGCTTGACTATTTTAAATTCGTTTTTATTGTTCGCCATTTTCCTAGTATGGGACTGGCTAACTCGGCGCTTGCAACGGAATCAGCAGCTACGAGCCAAAATGTTAGTGCAGAAGCTGATTCAGTTAGGTCCAACATTCATCAAATTGGGACAAGTGCTTTCTTGTCGTCCCGATCTCATACCACCCATTTATGTAGACGAACTCACTCATCTGCAAGACCAATTACCTCCCTTCTCTAATGATCAAGCTTATAAGGTAATAGAAGAAGAACTCGGATGTCCCTATGACCAAATCTATGCTGAACTGAATCCCGAACCTGTAGCTGCTGCTTCTTTAGGACAAGTTTACAAGGGAAAACTCAAGACAGGTGAAATCGTCGCTGTCAAGGTGCAACGACCTGGAATCATCGATATCCTGGTTCTAGATATTTATTTACTACAGCAATTATCAACTTGGGTACAAAAAAATGTTTCATTCATCCACACCAATATTAGAGCTTTGACCGATGAACTTGCTAATAGTATCTTTAAAGAGATGGACTATGTTCAAGAAGGTTTAAATGCCCAGAAATTTGCCCAACTCTACGGTAATTTGCCGCAAATTTATGTGCCACGCATCTATTCAGCGTACACCACGAGTCGAGTCCTGACAATGGAGTGGGTTAATGGCGTAAAAATCACCTCAACTGACGTGATTCTCGCCCAAGGATTAGACCCTGCTGATTTAATTTCTCTAGAATTTAAATTTGCTTTACAACAACTGCTCAAAGGTGGGTTTTTTCATGCCGATCCTCACCCAGGTAATGTACTAGTAACCCCAGATGGGAAATTAGCTTACCTGGACTTTGGCATGATGAGCGAAGTTGTACCAGAGACGCGTGACTTGTTGATTATCTTCTTTTTACATTTGGTGACTGGTGATTTTCCAGCCCTTGCTCAAGACCTGATTTTATTAGAATTTTTACCCCCAGGAACTGATGTAGTTCCCTTAATTCCCAAACTGACTGAGATGTTTGGCAATATTCGGGAAACTAGTATCGCTGAATTGGGCTTCAAGCAAATGTTTGAGAAGCTATTAAGTTTAATTTACGAATATTCCTGGCAAATTCCTAAATTCTACGTGTTAGTTTTTAGATGCTTTGCCACCATTGAAGGAATAGCTCTCAAATTTAATCCCGATTTTCAGGCTTACAAATTCGGGTATCCCTATATTGCACAATGGGTATTAACCAATCGCTCGCCTGTTTTATGGGATGCTCTCAAAAATTTCTGTTTGAACAACAAGACTATCCAATGGGAGCTAGTGTCAGATTTATTAAATGGTATTTCTCAAAGTGATGATTTTAACCTTTCCCTGACATTAGATCGAATGTTAGAGTTTTTATACTCTTCTCAAGGAAATTCATTACGTAATGTTCTAGTTAATGAAGTTGTTACCAATCTAGAAAAGCTCTCAAAAGAAAGTTTCGATGAGATCATGATGTGGACGAGAGTAATAAACACTCCTTTCGCTTCAGTGACCAGACTAAATGAAATTTGGCACAAGATCCAGCAATTTATAGGTAAATTTTTACTCGTTGTCCCTTTAAACTTTGTCTCTATCGCTGAATTTTCTAAACTGTTTTTCCGGACAGAAGCCCAGCGTTTAGGACAGGAAATAGCCAATCAATTAGGAAGGCGGATATTCATGCGTTTCATCCAAATTTAA